DNA sequence from the Sphingomonas taxi genome:
TGCCCGAGCGACACCGCCCGCTCCAGCAGGTCCACCGCGATGAACCGATACGCCGGCCGCCCCTCGACCGCGTCATACCAGATTCCGCCTACCGCCGCGTCGAGCAGGATGCGCTGGAAACAATGATCCGCGCGTACCGGCCACATACGAAGACCCGCGAGACCGGGCAGGGTCCCGCGGGTCAGCGTCAGCCATGCGACCTCCAGCGCGGCGCGGCGGGTGTCCGCGCCCGCCACGATCAGATGTGGATCGGCTTGCCGGTCACCGCCATCGCCGCTTCCTTGATCGCTTCGGAATGCGTCGGATGGGCGTGACAGGTATAGGCGATATCCTCCGATGTCGCGCCGAACTCCATCGCCTGCGCCGCCTGCGCGATCATCGTGCCCGCGACGCTGGCGATCGCCCAGACGCCGACGACGCGATCGGTCTTGGCATCGGCGATGATCTTCACGAAGCCGTCGGGCTCGTGATTGGTCTTGGCGCGGCTGTTCGCCATCATCGGGAACTTGCCGACCTTGATCTCGCCCTTCGCCTTGGCGGCCTCTTCGGTCAGACCGACGCCGGCGAATTCGGGCAGCGTGTAGACGACGCTCGGGATGATGTCGTGGTTCACGATGCCGGTCAGGCCGGCGATGTTCTCCGCGACCGCAATGCCCTCGTCCTCGGCCTTGTGCGCGAGCATCAGGCCGGGGGCGACGTCGCCGATCGCCCAGATGCCGGGGACGCTGGTGGCGAAGTCATGGTCGATCTCGACCTGGCCGCGCGCGTTGACCGAAAGACCGGCGGCGTTGAGGTTGAGGCCATCGGTGTTCGCCTTGCGGCCGATCGCGAGCAGCACCACGTCCGCGTCGATCGTCTGCGCCTCGCCGCCGGCGGCGGGCTCGACGGTCAGCGTCGCCGCGTCGCCATTCACCGCCACGCCGGTGACCTTGGTCGACAGCTTGAACTCGAAACCCTGCTTCTTGAAGATCTTCTGCGCTTCCTTGCGGACGTCGCCGTCGAAGCCGGGCAGGATCTGGTCGAGATATTCGACGACCGTGACCTTGGCGCCGAGCCGGCGCCACACGCTGCCGAGCTCGAGGCCGATGACGCCGCCACCGATGACGACGAGATGCTGCGGCACCTTGGCGAGTTCGAGCGCGCCGGTGCTATCGACGATGACCTTCTGGTCGACGGTGACGCCGGGCAGCGGCGTGACCGACGAGCCGGTGGCGATGACGATGTTCTTGGCGCGAACGGCCTTGCCGTCGATCTCGACGCTGTCCTTGCCGGTGAAGCTGGCGCGGCCCTTGAGCCATTCGACCTTGTTCTTCTTGAACAGATATTCGATGCCGCCGGTGAGCTGGTTGACCGCGTCGCGGCGCTGGCCGTGCATCGTGTCGAGATCGAGCTCGGCGGTGACCTTGATGCCCATCTTGGCCATCGTGCCGTTCGAGGCGGCATCGAAGAACTCCGACGCGTGCAGCATCGCCTTCGACGGAATGCAGCCGACGTTGAGGCAGGTGCCGCCCAGCGTCTCGCGGCTTTCGGCGCAGGCGGTCTTCAGCCCGAGCTGCGCGGCGCGGATCGCCGCGACATAGCCGCCGGGGCCGGCACCGATCACGAGGACGTCATAGTCGTATTGCTGTTCGTCAGCCATTGCTCAGCTCCATCGTGCTCCTGCGAACGCAGGAGCCCAGGGTTACGGGCGATGCCGTTCTTGGCTCTGGACTCCTGCGTTCGCAGGAGCACGCGTCAGAACAGCGTCTCGTACAAATCCTTCCACTGCGGGTTGCCCTGTTCGATCAGATCGACCTTCCAGGCCCGCTTCCACTTCTTCATTTGCAGCTCACGCTGCCGTGCCGCCTGTATGTCGTCGCTCGCGTCGTACCAGACAAGCAGGATGCAGCCATGTTCTTTGGTGAAGCCATCGACGAGCCGGTTACGATGTTCATATGCCCGGCGGATCAGATCGCTGGTCACACCGAGATAGAGCGTGCCGTTGCGTCCGCTGGCCATGAGGTAGACGTAACTGGGGCGCATGCCGGACTCCTACCGTGTTCCTGCGAACGCCGGAACCCAGAGCCAAGTGGCGATACCGCCCGTGACCCTGGGCTCCTGCGTTCGCAGGAGCACAAGCGCTTACAGGTCGATCAGGATGCGGGTCGGGTCTTCGATCGCGTTCTTGAGCGCGACGAGGAAGGTCACCGCCTCGCGGCCGTCGATCAGGCGGTGATCGTAGGACAAAGCGAGATACATCATCGGACGCACGACGACCTGGCCGCCGACCACCACGGGACGCTCCTCGATGCGATGCAGGCCGAGCACCGCCGCCTGCGGCGGGTTGATGATCGGGGTCGACATCAGCGAGCCGAACACGCCGCCGTTGGAGATGGTGAAGGTGCCGCCCTTCATCTCGTCCATCTTGAGCGTGCCGTCCTTGGCGCGGCGGCCGAAGTCGCCGATCGTCTTCTCGATGCCCGCGACGGTCAGGTCCTGCGCGTCACGGATCACCGGCACGACGAGGCCGTTGGGCGCGCTGACCGCGACCGAGATGTCGGCGTAATCGTGATAGACGATCTCGTCGCCCTCGATCGAGGCGTTGACCGACGGGATGTCCTTCAGCGCCATCGTCGCGGCCTTCACAAAGAAGCCCATGAAGCCGAGGCGGACGCCGTGCTTCTTCTCGAACAGGTCCTTATACTTGGCGCGCGCCTCGATCACCGCGGTCATGTCGACGTCGTTGAACGTCGTCAGCATCGCGGCGGTGTTCTGCGCTTCCTTGAGGCGCTTGGCGATCGTCTGGCGCAGGCGCGTCATCTTGACGCGCTCTTCCTTGCGGCCGCCGGTGGGGGCAGCGGCGGGCGCCGGCGCGGCGGCGGGGGCCTGCGTCGCGGGCTTCGACGCGGCGGCGGCGGCGACGTCTTCCTTGGTGATGCGGCCGTCCTTGCCGGTGCCGGTGATCGACGACGGATCGAGACCATATTCGAGCACCGCACGACGCACCGACGGCGACAGCGCCGCGGGCGAATCGCTCGACGCTTCCGGCTGCGCGGCCGGTGCCGGAGCGGCAGCCGCTGCCGGCGCGGCGGGGCCGGAGCGGCGGCGGGCGCGGGCGCCGACGCCGGAGCGGCGGCCGCGCCGTCACCCGCCTCGATCGTCGCGAGCATCGCGCCGACCTCGACCGTGTCGCCGACCTTGACCGCATGCTGGCCCATCACGCCGGCGACCGGCGACGGCACCTCGACCGAGACCTTGTCGGTCTCGAGGCTGGCGATCGGCTCGTCGACCTTGACCGGGTCGCCGGGCTGCTTGAGCCATTCGCCGACGGTGGCTTCGGTGATCGATTCACCCAGAACGGGCACGGTAACTTCGGTTGCCATCTCTTGCATCCTTCTCCCCGGGGAGGGGTCTCAATCGGGGAACGTTGTTAGCTGCTGGGGGCCTGGGTGGGCCGGGCGGTGGTGGTGGACGCCTCGCTGCGGGTGCGGCGGATTTCCTCGCGGACGTTGTGGCCGAGCGCATCGGCGACCAGCGCGCCCTGTTCGGCGGTGTGGCGCTTCATCAAGCCCGTCGCCGGCGAGGCGGCGGACTGACGGCCCGCATAGCGCGGCCGCTTGACCGCGCAATCGGCGGCCTTGAGCGATTCCTCGATCAGCGGCTCGACGAAGAACCAGTAACCGTTGTTCTTCGGCTCTTCCTGCGCCCAGACGACATCCTCGAGCTGCGGCATCCGCGCGATCCGGCGGGCGAGCGCATCGCCGGGGAACGGATAGAGCTGCTCGATCCGCACGATCTGCGTGCCGGTATCGCCCGCGGCGTTGCGCGCCTCGATCAGATCATAGGCGACCTTGCCGGTGCACAGCACCAGCCGCTTCGTCTCGGCATCCGCCGCACCATTGGTGTCGGACAGGATGCGCTTGAAGTGGCTGTCGCCCTGGAAGTCCGCCGCGGCCGACACCGCCAGTTTGTGGCGGAGCAGCGACTTGGGCGTCATCACGATCAGGGGTTTGCGGAAGTTGCGGTGCATCTGCCGGCGCAGCAAGTGGAAATAGTTCGCCGGCGTGGTGCAATTGGCGACCTGGATATTGTCCTGCGCGCACGACTGGAGGAAGCGTTCGGGACGTGCCGAGCTATGCTCGGGTCCCTGCCCTTCGTAGCCGTGCGGCAGCAGCATCACGAGGCCGTTGGCGCGCAGCCACTTGGATTCGCCGCTGGTGATGAACTGGTCGATCATGATCTGCGCGCCGTTGACGAAATCGCCGAACTGCGCCTCCCACATCACCAATGTCTTCGGGTCGGCGAGCGCATAGCCGTACTCGAACCCGAGCACGCCATATTCGGAGAGCGGACTATCGAGCACCTCGAACCGGCCGTG
Encoded proteins:
- a CDS encoding GCN5-related N-acetyltransferase, which codes for MAGADTRRAALEVAWLTLTRGTLPGLAGLRMWPVRADHCFQRILLDAAVGGIWYDAVEGRPAYRFIAVDLLERAVSLGQGAAEGTVDLAALNRQSLTWRRERKAAAPTML
- the lpdA gene encoding dihydrolipoyl dehydrogenase, with the protein product MADEQQYDYDVLVIGAGPGGYVAAIRAAQLGLKTACAESRETLGGTCLNVGCIPSKAMLHASEFFDAASNGTMAKMGIKVTAELDLDTMHGQRRDAVNQLTGGIEYLFKKNKVEWLKGRASFTGKDSVEIDGKAVRAKNIVIATGSSVTPLPGVTVDQKVIVDSTGALELAKVPQHLVVIGGGVIGLELGSVWRRLGAKVTVVEYLDQILPGFDGDVRKEAQKIFKKQGFEFKLSTKVTGVAVNGDAATLTVEPAAGGEAQTIDADVVLLAIGRKANTDGLNLNAAGLSVNARGQVEIDHDFATSVPGIWAIGDVAPGLMLAHKAEDEGIAVAENIAGLTGIVNHDIIPSVVYTLPEFAGVGLTEEAAKAKGEIKVGKFPMMANSRAKTNHEPDGFVKIIADAKTDRVVGVWAIASVAGTMIAQAAQAMEFGATSEDIAYTCHAHPTHSEAIKEAAMAVTGKPIHI
- a CDS encoding GIY-YIG nuclease family protein; amino-acid sequence: MRPSYVYLMASGRNGTLYLGVTSDLIRRAYEHRNRLVDGFTKEHGCILLVWYDASDDIQAARQRELQMKKWKRAWKVDLIEQGNPQWKDLYETLF